The stretch of DNA GAATATATCCTTTTAAAAGAAACTATAAACACCAAAATATACTGGAAAAAGTTTATGGGAAACAAATTTCATCCTTTCCCTATAGAAGCCAGTCCAATACTggttaaaagatttgaaaaagaaaggatATATAGAGAAATTTATGAAGAAACAGGAAGCCACGGACAAGGAACTCCTGGATCTTCTTTCCCTTCTGACAATGAAGACTCAGACCAAATACTTGAGGAAGATCCCGAAGACATGATTTCTACGGTAGTCTCCAAAAGAGGACAGTTAAGTGTTCTTACCTGTGACACAGTAATTTTACTCATAACTGAGTAATAGACTGAAGGGTAAAAACACACAACATTCAAACACAGACCACGTCACCAGATGACTTAGACTATAAGTAACCGGTCACTTGAAAACTGGTTCAACAAGTTACAGGTTTCAAAGTTTTTCTATAAAAGAGTCTTTAAATCCCTTATGCTGGGCAAGAACTCTGaacccctctctctctcttaaaccttctctctctacctctgccttctctctacTTGTCTCCTGCTTGTCTCTCATCACCTTTCCTCTCTTGTATACTCTGCTTTCAACCATAAATAAACGAAGAATTTTAGAACTCTCTCCCCTCCCTCTGGAATCGAAGTAAGTTTTTATGGAGTAGTTTCTCTCTAGGCATCTACGGATGCCTtgagtaatatttattaaaagatgcGATAATCATTTAAAGGCTTAAGAACATTTTATGTAcataatttaatcttaaatttatgagagaatatctaaccggctctgccagatttatattctcataaatTTTACATGTTTTAATTCCCCCTCTTTCATgtaatttaatcttaaatttatgagagaatatctaaccggctctgtcagatttatattctcataaattttacatgttttatttcCCCCTCTTTCAATGAGAATATCTAACCGGCTATACcagatttatattctcataaatTTTACAGGTTTTATTTCCCCCTCTTTCATGGTATCAACCAAGAAATTTTAGTCATGTCTAATTAAATTGATTGCATAACAGATCTTTTCAAATATAAGGGTGGAAaccaatttgacaagaaaaatattgaataacaCATATCCTCTTATGGTGGTAACCAAATTACTAATTACACCAAAATtcaaaaagtaaatcaaagaTGTTGTGTTGTTGAAGATAAAGAGACACCATTTCTCATTCAAAAAGCAAAAGATTCAAATCTAATTGGTaattctgttttcaataaaaattatgatgatTGGATTGGTGCAGCCGCGCAACACTCTGAAATAAAGTTGCTTTGTTGAGGAACTCACCATTTTTGGATTAGAACCACAAGgaaaagggaagaaaaaaaatacaaaagagaaatgatttagattataataacaagtataaattttactccaattggattaaaaataattttgattttgttgtgttttttcttcATTGGTTCATGCGGAAACAAAGAGACAGCACAGCAGTGATTTAATTGACTTTTAGTCTTCCCCTTCTCAACTGCTTTATTGGAACTTGTTGCTTCTCTTAAAGTTCTTTCTTTgttggaagaagaaaagaaaagagattgAAATTAAGAAACAAAGAATGGATTGGGAAGAACCATTTTACACTCTCTTAACCAACTCATTCACCCTTCTTTCATGGTAAATCCAactcttctcttttcttcattACACTTGTTTCAAAATTTAGCTATGATCAACCAAGTTTAACCCTTTCGTTACATTTTCTTATGTTCTTATTCTCTTACATTGGTgtctgttttgtttttcttacaCATGCAGGCCTCCGTTTACCTTGCTTTGTCCATTGTAAGTAGATGCTAATCAGTACTCGTAAATAGgataatgataacaataaagaaaaaataccCCATTTTGTTGTTCAATTACATTACCCTTTAATTCTGCGAAGCATTCACTGTTCTGTTTGGGTATGaaattaattgtattaaattgttgcaaaaatcaaattgaatgttTTTCCTTGGTAAAAAGATAATCTTTTTCTGAAAGTACCAGAGATGTATGTGTATGAGATTGGttcctattattttttttctttttccagatTTGTTTCTGTTCGTGCAATGGAGAGTGATTGTCGTTCCAGCAACCAGCGATGCCTTGTTTTTTGGGTTCTGTTTTCCCTGTCAATGATGGTGGAATGGGAACTTTCAGTGTTATTTAACTGGTATTTTCCTTTCTGCTGAGAATTTAATTGATAATCTGATAAAATCTAAAGAGTATTTAGTTTACATCAATCATTAAACTCACCTAATTGTTCATGCTCACTGATAAGCCTGAGTCAagtttttgtcattttttcttAACCTCTAATACAGTCGCTACACATCTTTCTCTCTCGTAACTTCGAAGTCTAACATTATCTTTCATAGTATATTAGTCATAGAGCAATGTGACAGTAAAATTTTCCTTTAAGCTTCGTATTACTTTGTGATAACAAATAAttcctagttttttttttttttttcattttaaccaCTCATCTTACATCACAAGACATCTTcattaatttttaccattattttGTAATCTTGATCCCAAATACTCAAACTTGTAAACTCTTGGTATGCCATCTTTTCCAATTTTTACCTTCCAAGTTACTGCAATGTGCATACTTTGTTTTAATCCCGCTATTCAATTTATGTCTCCAAAGCTCAAATTAGAAGTTAACCTCTTCCCTTATTCTTCAATTTGATTGTATagttagaaaagaaagaaaacatagtaAGAGTTCACCCTGGTACAATCACTGTCTGCTGCATGGAACCAAATATAACTTGCATTGATAGTAACATATCCTGATCTTTTGATTTTCTacttcaatttcttttcatttttaatttgccTATTTTTATTTACAGCCTCCCATGGTGGCCTCATCTGAAATCCATAGCAACTATCTTGCTGTTGATACCTTATGTTGGTGCAGCACCATGTGCCTACAAATTCCTAATTAGACCCTACTGTTCTTGGAGTCCATTTACAAAGATATCAAACATCTTCACTGAGAAGGACACAGATTCTAAATCAGATGAGGGTGGTAAACTTTTTGATGTCTCTGACCAGACAACTACATCAACTCAAATACTGGAAAAGGAACTTGTTGATTTCTCTGATCAGATAATTACGCCAAGTCAAATAAAAGAAACGAAACTTGAAGCATGTCAGGTATTGGTTTCAAGCATTGCAACCCATCTGATAATATTAAGGTTTCAGCCATTTTTTTGctacttttaatttttcaatttatctcTGAACCCAAATATGGAAATGCCATGGTGAATGTTCACTTGTAATTATGTTGCACATTTGTTTATATACAAGTCTTCACATCTACAATTAGGTGTCTGCTTCCTATTCATTCCTCATCAGATTTTCTATCACTCTACCTCTGATGTGTCATTGTCTCACTACAAATTGATATAGATTTCCTTTAACAAATTGTTTGCATCAGGATGATAGTGCAGGTTGTCACAAAACTGAAAGCAGTTATTCAAGGCTAACTAGTAAAAAGCTAGTTCAGAAGGAATGGAGCTGTGCTTTATGTCAGATTAGTACTACCAGTGAAAATTGCCTGAGGGCACATCACAAAGGGAAGAAACATAAGAATAAGGAAAAAGAGCTAAGAGTAGAGTTCCATCAAACAAATAGCACATACATGTTATCCTCTACTCAGAAAAGAATCAAAGGGATGATTCTGATAAGGAATCTCAACCAAATTGCTAACATTCTCAATCCAGTTTCCAGATCCATAAGATGGTGTGAGTGGAGAAAGCCAGAGTTTGGAtggacaaaattaaacactgaTGGTTCTATCAACAGAGACAGTGCCAGTTTTGGAGGGCTGCTTCGTGATTATAGGGGTGAACCAATATGTGCTTTTGTCTCTAAAATGCCTCAAGGAGATGTTTTCTTGGTTGAACTATGGGCAATTTGGAGAGGCCTTGTTCTTTGCTGGGGTCTTGGGATCAAAGCAATATGGGTGGAATCAGACTCCATGAGTGTTGTGAATACAGTTAATAGAAAACAACATTGTCCAAAAGCTCAGGACTATTTGAAACAAATTTGGAAACTATTGAAGAATTTTGATAAATATCAAATTTCTCACTCATGGCGTGAAACTAACCGAGCTGCAGATCATCTTGCTAAGATGGTTGTTTGGGGAAATGATGTGGTTTTGTGGCCTGTTGATTTTCCGCCTACCCTTTGCAGTATCATTGAAGATGATGCCAGAGGAAAGAAATACCTAAGAAGATGAGAGAAGTTAGCAACACACTCTTTTGAAATGAACAAACTCTACTATTGGTTGAAGTTTTGAAAACTATAAACTTTAACGAATTAGAGAGAGTCTACATGATGATATCTAACTTGGgttaatatcatattttcattTGAATAGAGAAGAAACAAAGTTAGAAAAGACTGATGAAAACTTATGCTGTAGTTtagtttcttctttcttttggaGCTCAGTTAATATCACTGTTTTAGACTCCAAAAGATTCAAGATTGATATATGTTGCTACCACTGACCATTAACATTGTTAAAGTCTTAAATAACAAATCTAGAcattttttactgtttttaatgttattgttgTGATTTCAGTTGTCTAAATATATGAACAATGTATATATCCTTAGTTCTGTCCTCATCCAAGTAAATGGTTAATCTTACTCTTGAAGTTGCATCTTCTTGTAGTATAGGAGAAAAATGAATGACTTGTTGAAGTTTTTCTAGGTTTCATGCAATCCACAAGTTAATCACATGTTTTTCGTTTTGAATtctaatgtttttaatataaccAAGTGTCTTTagaatagagaccaaattgaaagtGATATATTTTAGGGATTTAGAAATAATCCTAAAGTTCAAGGACTTATTTGAGTTTTACTTACACTAAGgtaattgtaatatataattttagtgactaaattcaatattaatttgaaataaataacatgactaagaaaaaaaaatgtttagttgAAACCCATGCTATATTCATGGAAACAAAAATGATatgataagagaaaaaaaatataaagtgagaAAAGGTTCAGACACTCAGAAGTAAAGAAATTTACAACTGAAGCACACATgctaaatttattctttttttagtgactattgtattaattatataaaattttatttaagttcttaatatattacattatttcCCTTGCCTTTTGTAACATTCTAAAAATTTCATTATCTATAGGATATATAATAAGTGTGATAGgtcttattaataatataagCATATAATCCAACAGATACAAAATAGCAGCTATAAAGGTTCGAAGTTGTTTAAAAGATGGGGACTTATCTAGGTACATTCAATTCCCAAAAATGTCTGTAAACACTCTTCATTAAACTAAGACTACTTAATTTTCAAGACCTTGACCCAACTTCAAAGCTACTAGCCCCACTGCACCTACTGCTTATGTATTAATCTATGATCACAGCAGAGAAAGAATAAGAGCAACGTACCAATAAAGGGTGAGCTAATGCATTCAAAAGgagaatagaaaatgaataaatgaCATTGTAAGAAGGTTTGAGAAGATTAAATGTCAAACATGTAATAAAGGAGtgatttaaacaaataaatttcatgTATTACACATTCATTTCATTCACAATCTATTCACCatgtttaactataataaataaataatatatatatatatatatatatatatatatatatatatatatatatatatatatatatattattgaatggACTCATTAAACTGTGCACCTGTCACGTTTGTTCTCAATTATCTAATGATGTTCTAACGCCAATCCAACACTTAGGACTAATGCCCCTTGCTAAACTATTACAAGATTAATCtcactattttttatatcatactATGTGTCATGTGAAGCTTTCTTTGATTCACACTACATAAAAGTTATACTATGTGAGTAAGATACTAATTGAGTCAGAATAGTTCACCCCAAAGTCTCCTTCAATACACTTTGACACCTTAAGTAGTagtatttttttcatgaaaataaccACTAGACTCAACCATACATCGCTACTTCAAGCAAAAATCtaacttttaatcatttaataaaacaaaatgtcATCAAACAGGAGTAAGATAGAGATTGTTTTTTCCATAATTGAGTCAACAGCGTCTAGCGACAGGGTCAGAACGTCCAACTATATCCACTAAACCAGTTTTAAAATAACTCCAGATCTTAAGATTATCATTGTTACAAGATAtcatattcaatatatatatatatatatatatatatatatatatatatatatatatattacatgcACACAACTCACtcttatgaaataaagtttcaCAAAGTCTACATAAAGCATTAGAAACACCGGAATCCACACTGAACCATACAAATTCTTTCTCATCATCACAAACTCTTTCCTACTTCTACATAACAACTTGTTTTCACTAAAAAATCATCATCATAGATTCATAACATTcactgattttttttcttctcacaaTCACCCCacaatttatcatattttcaaTCCTATCTATCATATTTTCAATCCCATCGTTCAATCCTTACATATTTACATGAAAGTACACTTCAAACACGTAAACcccaacttttttttaaaacagaGACCCAACATttcaagaaaattataattattcattcaCAACAATGTTAAAAAGAAAACCCCTAATGATTAGCTCCTCTTACCATCTACCAAAGTTTTCTATTGGCATCTCACATTACTCAAACTTGTCTTATATACAACCAAATCCTACCAAAAATTAGATTGTGATTTCTTGATTATTAAGGGACATGGATTTATCTAAAACACGAAAAAGTAACAAAAGGATCAAATTGCACTTACCTATATGTATAGATCGATAAGAATAGACGGTACAATTTGTTGTAAAAGTCTTGCTTCGACTACTTCGATcttcaaaagatgaaaaaggGTCACAGTGTAGGAGGAACATAAAAGAGAAGAACTCATGAAAAAAAAGGTAGAAaggtattatatttattaagagtccatttctataaattttaactttcaaatataataaaataaataaataaataaataatttatatatttattggatTCTAacggattttttttattgtttcaatatgtttttgcctttataaaataaaataaaaaaatattttggtctctattttttttttcaatacagtcgtgaatatttaataaattatagtaTTTTCCATccttataaaaatgtttttgacTTTTATATTTTGGTCATAAAACTAtagagactaaaaaaaatttccaatgactaaaaaaatcatgattttATATGGATTGGAACTGATCACAAaatatttcacatcaacaaccAAATTATTTGTAGAGAGTATATAATGAATAAGAACCTAAAAGTACTAAGGTATAATTTTAcgcacataaaaatatattaagccATATATCTGAACATCACCAAAAGacattatttagaaattagaagaatgaaaaaaaaaggacaaactatttaaaaattaaagaataagaaTGGAGAAATATTAAGCAGAAAGCTGATAAGTCAAATAACCTAAAGCTGTGGACCAAATTAATAGtgtttattcatttaattaatcTGTGAacataaaaagattaaaagcaTTCTTGTAAGTAACTAAAACAACCAAAGATGGAGAAAGAAAGACAACGAATAATAATGTGTGAGCAATGGTTGATGCACTcagaagttaatgaaaaaattGTTGTCATTGCATAAattgaaagttaaaattaatgaaacaaaattattaaagacAGTGTAAGTTTTGTAGATTTTATACTCGTAGTTAATCTTTATAAGGTATggtaaatttattctttttttagtgactattgtattaattatataaagtttatttaagtTCTTAATATATTACGTTATTTCCCTCGCCTTACTTTTAAgcactttaaaatttatattttctataactCATTAATTATGACAGTGAAACAAAAGAATAACAAGGCCTTTCCCCATCCTACAAAAGATAAGAATGGGTAAAGAcggtttaatttaaaaagacaAAGCAGAACAATTTTATAATTCGAGTTAAATCACTTATTTAGCTATGATTTCAACCTCATTGTTAAATTACAGGTGAAATGTGGTTTTATTCCATGCATTTAtatgcaaaattgaaatttattttcttaaatttcaatACATTTGAATTCtcaaatttaacattttaattgtttgcatcttttaattcattctactcaaatatcaacttaaaatactgtttaacaagttaaaaaaaattaatgttattagattaaaaaaattatatcgatttaatttttaaagtgtgagatcaaaatgtattaaagtttgACAAAAAAACGAATTTCATgtaaatttaagaactaaaaacatattttatcttttaattattactgtgattatttattttaatcatttggaacaatatatataaaaaaatttgtatccatatttcatt from Vigna unguiculata cultivar IT97K-499-35 chromosome 8, ASM411807v1, whole genome shotgun sequence encodes:
- the LOC114193899 gene encoding uncharacterized protein LOC114193899 isoform X1, whose translation is MDWEEPFYTLLTNSFTLLSWPPFTLLCPLFVSVRAMESDCRSSNQRCLVFWVLFSLSMMVEWELSVLFNCLPWWPHLKSIATILLLIPYVGAAPCAYKFLIRPYCSWSPFTKISNIFTEKDTDSKSDEGGKLFDVSDQTTTSTQILEKELVDFSDQIITPSQIKETKLEACQDDSAGCHKTESSYSRLTSKKLVQKEWSCALCQISTTSENCLRAHHKGKKHKNKEKELRVEFHQTNSTYMLSSTQKRIKGMILIRNLNQIANILNPVSRSIRWCEWRKPEFGWTKLNTDGSINRDSASFGGLLRDYRGEPICAFVSKMPQGDVFLVELWAIWRGLVLCWGLGIKAIWVESDSMSVVNTVNRKQHCPKAQDYLKQIWKLLKNFDKYQISHSWRETNRAADHLAKMVVWGNDVVLWPVDFPPTLCSIIEDDARGKKYLRR
- the LOC114193899 gene encoding uncharacterized protein LOC114193899 isoform X2; protein product: MESDCRSSNQRCLVFWVLFSLSMMVEWELSVLFNCLPWWPHLKSIATILLLIPYVGAAPCAYKFLIRPYCSWSPFTKISNIFTEKDTDSKSDEGGKLFDVSDQTTTSTQILEKELVDFSDQIITPSQIKETKLEACQDDSAGCHKTESSYSRLTSKKLVQKEWSCALCQISTTSENCLRAHHKGKKHKNKEKELRVEFHQTNSTYMLSSTQKRIKGMILIRNLNQIANILNPVSRSIRWCEWRKPEFGWTKLNTDGSINRDSASFGGLLRDYRGEPICAFVSKMPQGDVFLVELWAIWRGLVLCWGLGIKAIWVESDSMSVVNTVNRKQHCPKAQDYLKQIWKLLKNFDKYQISHSWRETNRAADHLAKMVVWGNDVVLWPVDFPPTLCSIIEDDARGKKYLRR